In the genome of Ignisphaera cupida, one region contains:
- a CDS encoding CDC48 family AAA ATPase, with the protein MSGNKEIALRVESAKQRDVGKKIARVPRKVFKELELEVGDYIEVRSNKGASVAQAWPAYPEDEGYEIIRIDGFMRETLGVSVGDVVFVRKAYAVPAQRVILAFDESDFLGADYDPRYREYYARNLAQYLKRELLQKPLIRGDIVVLSYFGYFGNPIRLRVVSTTPSQIVYVTESTEIVIRPEPVKGAPAGVPRVTWEDIGDLEEVKEKIREIVELPLKHPELFERLGIEPPKGILLYGPPGVGKTLLAKALANETGAYFLAINGPEIMSKYYGESEQRLRQIFEEAKKNAPAIIFIDEIDAIAPKREEVVGEVEKRVVAQLLALMDGLEERGKVIVIGATNRPDAVDPALRRPGRFDREIEVPPPDKKARREILAVHTRNVPLAEDVDLDKLAEMTYGYTGADLAALVKEAAMNALRRFLKEHAIDLDKPIPSELLQKLKVTMSDFYKAMKNIAPSLMREVLIEVPEVHWDDIGGLDLVKQQLREAVEWPIKYPQIFEQMGIRPPKGILLYGPPGCGKTLLAKAAATESGANFIAVKGPEVLSKWVGESEKAIREIFRRARRAAPAIIFFDEIDAIAPVRGHDVSGVTDRIVNQLLTEMDGIEALRGVVVIGATNRPDLLDPALLRPGRFDRIIFVPPPDLKARYEILKIHTRKIPLAEDVDLIELAKRTEGYSGADLEALIREAVMLALREDLSPRPISFKYFIKAMEYVKPSLTKDRLDAYEKIQEELTRKIMYM; encoded by the coding sequence ATGTCAGGCAACAAGGAAATTGCATTAAGAGTTGAGTCTGCTAAGCAACGCGATGTTGGTAAAAAAATTGCTAGAGTGCCTAGGAAAGTATTTAAAGAGCTTGAACTTGAAGTTGGCGACTATATTGAGGTTAGAAGCAATAAGGGGGCTTCGGTTGCGCAGGCATGGCCCGCCTATCCCGAGGATGAGGGCTATGAAATAATAAGAATAGATGGGTTCATGAGGGAAACACTTGGTGTAAGTGTGGGTGATGTGGTTTTTGTTAGAAAGGCTTATGCAGTTCCGGCACAAAGAGTTATTTTAGCATTTGATGAAAGTGATTTTCTAGGTGCTGATTACGATCCTAGATATAGAGAGTACTACGCTCGTAACTTGGCTCAATACTTGAAGAGAGAACTTCTTCAAAAGCCGTTGATTAGGGGGGACATAGTAGTTTTATCTTATTTTGGCTACTTTGGAAATCCCATTAGATTGAGGGTTGTTTCTACAACCCCTTCTCAAATAGTTTATGTTACTGAATCTACGGAGATTGTTATAAGACCAGAGCCTGTGAAAGGTGCTCCTGCAGGTGTTCCTAGAGTAACGTGGGAGGACATTGGAGATTTAGAGGAGGTCAAGGAGAAGATTAGGGAGATTGTTGAATTGCCATTGAAACATCCAGAGTTGTTTGAAAGACTTGGCATAGAACCTCCTAAGGGCATTCTTCTCTACGGCCCTCCAGGTGTTGGAAAGACCCTTCTTGCAAAGGCATTAGCAAATGAAACTGGTGCTTACTTTCTAGCAATTAATGGACCTGAAATAATGTCTAAATACTATGGCGAGTCTGAGCAAAGACTTAGACAAATATTTGAAGAAGCTAAGAAGAATGCTCCAGCAATAATATTTATTGATGAGATAGATGCAATAGCGCCAAAAAGAGAAGAGGTTGTTGGCGAAGTAGAGAAAAGAGTTGTTGCACAGCTTTTAGCATTGATGGATGGTCTAGAAGAAAGAGGAAAGGTTATAGTTATTGGTGCAACAAATAGACCAGATGCAGTAGATCCTGCGTTAAGAAGGCCAGGAAGATTTGATAGAGAAATAGAAGTTCCCCCACCAGATAAAAAAGCAAGAAGAGAAATTCTTGCAGTACATACACGCAATGTTCCACTTGCTGAAGATGTTGACCTTGATAAATTAGCTGAGATGACATATGGCTATACAGGTGCAGATCTGGCTGCACTTGTTAAGGAAGCTGCTATGAATGCTCTTAGACGTTTTCTAAAGGAGCATGCAATAGATCTTGATAAACCAATTCCATCTGAACTGCTTCAGAAGCTAAAGGTTACAATGTCAGATTTCTACAAAGCTATGAAGAATATTGCACCGTCTCTTATGAGAGAAGTTTTAATTGAGGTTCCAGAGGTTCACTGGGATGATATTGGAGGTTTAGATTTGGTGAAACAGCAACTGCGAGAAGCAGTTGAATGGCCAATTAAATATCCCCAAATATTTGAGCAAATGGGTATAAGACCTCCTAAGGGCATTCTTCTCTACGGCCCTCCAGGCTGTGGAAAAACACTTCTTGCAAAAGCAGCTGCAACAGAAAGTGGCGCTAATTTCATTGCAGTTAAAGGTCCTGAAGTTCTTAGTAAATGGGTTGGCGAATCTGAGAAAGCTATAAGAGAAATCTTTAGGAGAGCTAGAAGAGCTGCACCAGCAATAATATTCTTCGATGAGATAGATGCAATAGCACCTGTAAGAGGGCATGATGTATCAGGGGTTACAGATAGAATTGTTAATCAATTACTTACAGAAATGGATGGCATTGAAGCTTTGAGAGGTGTAGTTGTAATTGGTGCAACAAATAGACCAGATCTTCTAGATCCTGCATTGCTAAGACCAGGAAGATTTGATAGAATAATATTTGTACCTCCACCAGACCTTAAAGCAAGATACGAAATTTTAAAGATTCACACAAGAAAAATACCATTAGCTGAAGATGTAGATTTAATCGAGCTTGCAAAAAGAACTGAAGGTTATAGTGGTGCAGATTTGGAAGCATTAATAAGAGAGGCTGTAATGCTTGCATTAAGAGAGGATCTAAGTCCAAGACCAATATCATTCAAGTACTTTATAAAAGCCATGGAGTATGTAAAGCCAAGTCTTACAAAAGACAGACTTGATGCATATGAAAAGATTCAAGAAGAGCTGACTAGAAAAATAATGTATATGTAA